The following are encoded in a window of Callospermophilus lateralis isolate mCalLat2 unplaced genomic scaffold, mCalLat2.hap1 Scaffold_331, whole genome shotgun sequence genomic DNA:
- the LOC143382159 gene encoding LOW QUALITY PROTEIN: eukaryotic translation initiation factor 5-like (The sequence of the model RefSeq protein was modified relative to this genomic sequence to represent the inferred CDS: inserted 1 base in 1 codon; substituted 1 base at 1 genomic stop codon): MSINVNHSVSDHFYRYKMPRLIAKFEGKGNGIKTVIVNMVDVAKALNQPPTYPTKYFGCELGAQTQFDVKNYRYIVNGSHEANKLQDMLDGFIKKFVLCPECENPDTELHVNPKKQTIGNSCKACDYRGMLDTYHKLCTFNLKNPPENSDSGPGKKEKQKKNRKGKDKKNGSVSSSETPPPPPPPNEISPPPHAVEEEEDDDWGEDSTEEAQRRRMDEISDHAKVLTLSDDLERTVEERVNILFDFVKXKKEEGIIDSSDKEIVAEAERLDAKVMGPLVLTEVLFNEKIREQIKKYRCHFLXFCHNNKKAQRYLLHGLECVVAMHQAQLLSKIPHILKEMYDADLLEEEVIISWSEKASKKYVSKELAKEIRVKAEPFIKWLKEAEEESSGGEEEDEDENIEVVYSKTASVPKVETVKSDNKDDDIDIDAI, from the exons ATGTCTATCAACGTCAACCACAGCGTGTCAGACCATTTCTATCGCTACAAGATGCCCCGTCTGATTGCCAAGTTTGAGGGCAAAGGAAATGGAATCAAGACAGTTATAGTCAACATGGTTGACGTTGCAAAGGCGCTTAATCAGCCTCCAACGTATCCCACCAAATATTTTGGTTGTGAGCTGGGAGCACAGACCCAGTTTGATGTTAAGAATTACCGTTACATTGTCAATGGATCTCATGAGGCGAATAAGCTGCAAGACATGTTGGATGGATtcattaaaaaatttgttctctgTCCTGAGTGTGAGAATCCTGATACAGAACTACATGTCAATCCAAAGAAGCAAACAATAGGTAATTCTTGTAAAGCCTGTGACTACCGAGGCATGCTTGACACATATCATAAACTCTGCACATTTAATCTCAAAAACCCACCTGAGAATAGTGACAGTGgtccaggaaagaaagaaaagcaaaagaaaaatagaaagggcaaAGATAAGAAAAATGGTTCTGTATCCAGCAGTgagacaccaccaccaccaccaccaccaaatgaAATCAGTCCTCCTCCACATGctgtggaagaagaggaggatgaTGATTGGGGAGAGGATTCAACTGAAGAAGCTCAGAGGCGGAGAATGGATGAAATTAGTGACCACGCAAAAGTTCTGACACTCAGTGATGATTTGGAAAGAACTGTAGAAGAGCGTGTCAATATTCTGTTTGACtttgtta aaaaaaaagaagagggtaTCATTGACTCATCAGACAAAGAAATTGTCGCAGAAGCAGAAAGGCTGGATGCAAAAGTCATGGGCCCTCTTGTTCTAACTGAAGTTCTTTTTAATGAGAAAATTAGAGAACAGATTAAGAAATACAGGTGCCATTTCTTATGATtttgtcacaataacaaaaaagctCAACGATACCTTCTTCATGGTTTGGAGTGTGTGGTGGCAATGCATCAAGCTCAGCTCCTCTCTAAGATTCCACATATCTTGAAGGAAATGTATGACGCAGACCTTTTAGAAGAGGAGGTCATCATCAGCTGGTCGGAAAAGGCCTCTAAGAAATATGTATCAAAAGAACTTGCCAAAGAGATTCGTGTCAAAGCAGAACCATTTATAAAGTGGTTGAAGGAAGCAGAGGAAGAATCTTCTGGTGGTGAAGAAGAAGATGAAGATGAGAACATTGAGGTGGTGTACTCAAAGACTGCCAGTGTACCGAAAGTTGAAACTGTGAAGTCTGACAACAAGGATGATGACATTGATATTGACGCCATTTAA